Within Bacteroidota bacterium, the genomic segment CTAATTGTCAGTGATATGCATCCTGATTACCTTTCGTCACAGTACGCTGACAAATTGGATGTAAAGCAATTAAAAGTGCAACATCATCATGCTCATATTGCTTCTTGCATGGCAGAACATGGAATTGACGAAAAAGTTATTGGCGTTAGCTTTGATGGTACGGGCTATGGTGATGACGGAAATATTTGGGGTGCTGAATTTTTTGTAAATGACTTAAATGAATATGATAGAAAATTACACTTTGAGTATATCCCAATGCCAGGTGGTGATAAGGTTACTAAAGAGCCTTGGCGGATGGCAATTTCTTATTTGTACTCATACTTAGGGAAGTCGTTTTTTGATAAAGAACTAGAATTTTTAAAAAATATTGATAAAAACAAAGTAGAGTTTTTATTAAAAGCAATTGATAAAAAATTGAATTGTCCTTTATCGTCAAGTGCTGGAAGGCTTTTTGATGCAGTTTCCGCATTGTTAAATATTTGTACTTATTCAAATTTTCATGCAGAAGCACCAATGAGACTTGAGTCAATTATTGACGATAAAGTTACTACTGATTATAGTTTTGACATTAATAAAGAAATTTCTTTTAAGTCAACATTCTTGGAAATACTGAATGATTTAGAGGATAAAATTCCCATATCAATAATTGCTACAAAATTTCACAATACAATAATAAAAGTTATTTTTGCGGGAGCAAAAGAAATTAGAATAAGAGAAAATATAAATAAAATTGTGCTTTCAGGCGGAACATTCCAAAACAGATTCATTTTAGAAAAAGTTGAAAATCTTTTAAAAGCAAATGGCTTTGATGTTTTTAGTAACAACAAAATACCTTCAAATGATGGAGGAATTGCTTTGGGACAGTTAGTGATAGCAGCAAAAAGGAGAGAATTAAAATGTGTTTAAGTATTCCTGCAAAAGTATTAGAAATAAATGGTGAAGTAGCCAAGGTTACACTTGGAGGTACAGAGTATAATGCTAGCCTTCAATTAGTTGAGGATGTAAAAATTGGTGATTATGTTTTAATTCATACGGGTTTTGCAATTCAAAAGCTAAGTGAAAAGGAAGCTCAGGAAACATTAAAATTGTTTAATGAATTTGAAGAATTAAACAAGCAATTGGATGAAGAAGAGGAGAAAACAGGAAAACGAATTGCCTGATAGTTGGGATTTTTTAAAAAAAAAATATACTTTCACTTAAATTCACAATTAATAGCTTACCTATTAAAACAAAATGATGAAGTTTATTGATGAGTTTAGAAATAAAGAAAAAGCAAAAAAAATAGTAAGAGCTATTGAAAATATTTCTACAAAGGAAATAAAATTAATGGAAGTTTGCGGAGGACATACAATGTCAATCCAAAAATTCGGTATCCCATCTTTGCTTCCTCCACAAATTGAATTACTTTCAGGTCCAGGTTGTCCGGTTTGTGTTACCGACCGAAAATACATAGATCAAGCAATTGCTTATGCAAGGCTTGATAATGTTATCATTACAACCTTTGGGGATCTTATTCGTGTTCCGGGTTCTTCATCTTCATTGGATAATGAAAAAGCAAAGGGCAGGAGCATAAAAATTGTTTATTCCATTTTGGATGCTTTAAAAATTGCCAAAGAAAATCCAACAAAAAAAGTTATTTTTCTGGCTATAGGTTTTGAAACCACTGTACCGGGAACTGCTGCAGGAGTGATAACAGCTGCAAAGGAAAATGTTGATAATTTTTATGTTTTTAGTTCACACAAAGTGATGCCTCCGGCAATGAATGCATTAATTGATGAAGGTGTGAAAATTAATGGATACATTGGTCCCGGGCATGTTAGCACAATTACGGGAACAGGGATTTATTCAGGATTGGCAGAAAATTTTAATGTAGGTTGTGTAATTTCAGGTTTTGAACCACTTGATCTTTTACAATCCATTTATATGCTTGTAAAACAATTTGAAGAAAAAAATCCAAAAGTAGAAATACAATACAAGCGAGCTGTAAAAGTGGAGGGTAATATCAAAGCCAAAGAAATGATGTATGATGTTTTTGAATATAGAGATGACTGGTGGAGAGGACTAGGCACATTAGCAAATAGTGGACTTGGAATTAGTAAAAAATATGCAAAATTTGATGCTGAAAGAAAATTTGATGTTGAGGTTGAAAAAACAAAGGAAGATAAGGGTTGTATTTGTGGTGAAATCTTAAAAGGATTAAAAAGTCCAAAAGATTGTTCACTTTTTGCAAATGTTTGTGATCCATCAAATCCTGTTGGTGCATGCATGGTTTCAAACGAAGGAGCTTGCCATGCTTTTTATAAATATAATAGGGAGTGAAAATAAGACAGTAGGCAGAAAGTAGTCGG encodes:
- the hypD gene encoding hydrogenase formation protein HypD; translated protein: MKFIDEFRNKEKAKKIVRAIENISTKEIKLMEVCGGHTMSIQKFGIPSLLPPQIELLSGPGCPVCVTDRKYIDQAIAYARLDNVIITTFGDLIRVPGSSSSLDNEKAKGRSIKIVYSILDALKIAKENPTKKVIFLAIGFETTVPGTAAGVITAAKENVDNFYVFSSHKVMPPAMNALIDEGVKINGYIGPGHVSTITGTGIYSGLAENFNVGCVISGFEPLDLLQSIYMLVKQFEEKNPKVEIQYKRAVKVEGNIKAKEMMYDVFEYRDDWWRGLGTLANSGLGISKKYAKFDAERKFDVEVEKTKEDKGCICGEILKGLKSPKDCSLFANVCDPSNPVGACMVSNEGACHAFYKYNRE
- a CDS encoding HypC/HybG/HupF family hydrogenase formation chaperone — encoded protein: MCLSIPAKVLEINGEVAKVTLGGTEYNASLQLVEDVKIGDYVLIHTGFAIQKLSEKEAQETLKLFNEFEELNKQLDEEEEKTGKRIA